A portion of the Natronococcus sp. AD-5 genome contains these proteins:
- a CDS encoding acyltransferase, with protein MTDRIHSIDSLRAIAIFFVVVAHANPFKGMGAEGNAIYFVLDTIGQFDVPFFFMASGYFLATKLATNDPRSYIPATVRKLASIYVFGIVIYFPVLVAWTARGAVRAGDDVSGTLTARLLEAFSPIGLLYYGDSIAFHLWFLTALIFAICIIAAFVAADKTVYILPTAALFHAVGLVAENYPMIATIPLQTRDGLFFGFFYVALGFALRSSDWSPRTDRRWLYLVGLAVLVAVQFAERYAVGYLLSDATFSQSAFGTPYAVSTVFLTLALFAAALSYPTWTKGTPLPELGEYAVGVYILHVPVLRVLEMMSEAIAAVAGVSLQATIAWQLLITPVVFLTALGLYIRAGRIGLIDIGGSHTPWLDRLWNRVASEQTMAPSSAD; from the coding sequence ATGACCGACCGGATTCATAGCATCGATTCCTTACGCGCGATTGCTATCTTTTTCGTCGTCGTTGCCCATGCAAACCCCTTCAAGGGGATGGGGGCCGAAGGAAATGCGATTTACTTCGTGTTGGATACTATCGGCCAGTTCGACGTTCCGTTTTTCTTCATGGCGTCCGGCTATTTCCTCGCGACGAAACTCGCCACGAACGACCCTCGCTCATACATCCCGGCTACGGTCCGCAAACTGGCGTCAATCTATGTCTTCGGGATAGTGATTTACTTTCCAGTACTCGTCGCGTGGACCGCGAGAGGGGCGGTTCGTGCCGGAGACGACGTCTCCGGAACGCTTACGGCTCGACTGCTTGAAGCCTTCTCCCCGATCGGCCTGCTATACTACGGTGACTCGATCGCGTTTCATCTCTGGTTCTTGACGGCACTAATCTTCGCGATTTGTATTATCGCGGCGTTCGTCGCCGCTGACAAGACAGTCTATATCCTCCCGACTGCCGCACTGTTCCACGCCGTCGGCCTGGTTGCGGAGAACTACCCCATGATCGCCACGATCCCGCTTCAGACACGCGATGGGCTCTTTTTCGGGTTCTTCTACGTTGCCCTCGGATTTGCACTCCGGTCGTCCGACTGGTCGCCGCGGACAGATCGGCGTTGGCTCTATCTCGTCGGGTTAGCAGTGCTTGTCGCCGTGCAATTCGCCGAGCGGTACGCCGTAGGATATCTACTCTCGGATGCGACGTTCAGCCAGAGCGCGTTTGGGACACCCTACGCTGTGTCGACGGTGTTTCTCACGCTCGCTCTCTTTGCTGCTGCTCTGTCCTATCCCACGTGGACGAAGGGAACGCCGCTGCCGGAACTCGGAGAGTATGCCGTCGGCGTCTACATCCTCCACGTGCCGGTGTTGCGCGTACTCGAGATGATGAGTGAGGCGATCGCCGCAGTAGCCGGAGTCAGCTTGCAGGCGACGATCGCATGGCAGCTCCTCATCACTCCAGTCGTCTTCCTGACCGCCTTAGGACTCTATATCCGCGCCGGGAGGATCGGGCTCATCGATATTGGCGGGAGTCACACTCCATGGTTAGATCGACTGTGGAACAGAGTCGCGAGCGAGCAGACCATGGCTCCATCTTCGGCGGACTAA
- a CDS encoding MarR family transcriptional regulator, with amino-acid sequence MVERVPWMSPVDYEIILFFDEHPIQVSPKVLAANIEYDRQYVSKRCRTLTDAGLLESVDTGLYQLTEAGQAYLDGELDVSELEGFEE; translated from the coding sequence ATGGTAGAGCGGGTTCCCTGGATGTCTCCCGTCGACTACGAAATCATACTCTTTTTCGACGAGCACCCGATCCAGGTCTCTCCGAAAGTGCTCGCAGCGAACATCGAGTACGATCGGCAATACGTGAGCAAACGATGCCGGACGCTTACTGATGCCGGACTTCTCGAATCCGTCGACACCGGCCTCTATCAACTTACGGAGGCTGGTCAGGCATATCTCGACGGCGAACTTGATGTGAGTGAACTCGAGGGATTCGAGGAATAG
- a CDS encoding transcription initiation factor IIB encodes MVRPARQKDRDDQRERDTDADTGVQTCPECESRALLRSPDESELSCEDCGLLLEEERIDQGPEWRAFNHQERQTKSRVGAPTTQTMHDKGLTTAIDWKDKDAHGRSLSADKRNQMNRLRKWQTRIRTKDAGERNLQFALSETDRMASGLGIPRSVREVASVLYRRTLEKDLIQGRSIEGVATSTLYAACRMEGIPRSLEEVAAVSRVDRKEIGRTYRYIAQELGLELEPVNPKKYVPRFCSELEVSAEVQTKVNEIIDTTAEQGLLSGKSPTGYAAAAIYAGSLLCNEKRTQREVADVAQVTEVTIRNRYQEQIAAMGVHE; translated from the coding sequence ATGGTACGCCCAGCTCGCCAGAAAGACCGTGACGATCAGCGGGAACGCGACACAGATGCCGATACGGGCGTCCAAACCTGTCCTGAATGCGAATCGCGGGCGCTTCTCCGGAGTCCGGATGAGAGCGAACTCAGTTGCGAGGACTGCGGGTTACTCCTCGAGGAAGAGCGCATCGATCAGGGGCCGGAGTGGCGTGCCTTCAACCACCAGGAACGGCAAACCAAGTCCCGTGTGGGCGCGCCGACGACGCAGACGATGCACGATAAGGGATTGACGACAGCGATCGACTGGAAGGATAAAGACGCCCACGGCCGCTCGCTCTCCGCAGACAAGCGGAATCAGATGAACCGGCTGCGAAAATGGCAAACCCGAATCCGAACGAAGGATGCCGGCGAGCGGAACCTGCAGTTCGCACTCTCCGAAACCGACCGAATGGCCTCCGGCCTCGGCATCCCCCGTTCAGTCCGAGAGGTCGCCAGCGTCCTCTACCGACGCACGCTCGAAAAGGACCTTATTCAGGGCCGCTCGATCGAGGGCGTCGCCACCAGTACGCTGTACGCAGCCTGTCGCATGGAGGGGATCCCGCGCTCGCTGGAGGAGGTCGCAGCGGTCTCACGCGTCGACCGCAAGGAGATCGGGCGCACGTACCGGTATATCGCCCAGGAACTCGGCTTGGAGCTCGAGCCCGTCAACCCGAAGAAGTACGTCCCTCGATTCTGTTCCGAGCTGGAGGTCTCCGCGGAGGTACAAACGAAGGTCAACGAAATTATCGATACCACTGCCGAACAGGGACTGTTATCGGGGAAATCACCGACCGGCTACGCAGCCGCGGCGATCTATGCCGGCTCGCTCCTCTGTAACGAAAAACGGACCCAACGGGAGGTCGCCGACGTGGCCCAGGTAACCGAGGTGACCATCCGAAACCGGTACCAGGAACAGATCGCCGCGATGGGGGTTCACGAATAG